The Blastocatellia bacterium nucleotide sequence ATGTGCCAGTGGAAGCTCGGCGGCATGACGCCGACGACCGTGAAGGGATTGCCGTTGAGCGTGATCGACTTGCCGACGAGGCCGGGATCGCCGCCGAAGCGGCGCTTCCAGAAGCCGTAAGAGAGGACGACGCCGGCCGTGCCCTGATTCCCGTCCTCCTCGACCAGCACGCGCCCGTGGAGCGGCTCGACGCCGAGGACTTTGAAGAGGTCGGGCGTGGCGAACTGGACGGCGACCTCCTCGGGTTCGCCCGCTCCGGTCAGGTTCTGGCGCTGATCCGTGAAGGCGGACATGCTCTCGAAGCTCGACCCCTGCGCGCGCCACTCGCGGAAGTTCGCGCGCGAGGTCGTGTTCATGTGCCGCCCCGACGGCGT carries:
- a CDS encoding ABC transporter permease, with translation MNSLLQDLRYGARMLRKRPGFTLVAIITLALGIGANTAIFSVVNDLLLRALPYSDADRVVMVWEVTPSGRHMNTTSRANFREWRAQGSSFESMSAFTDQRQNLTGAGEPEEVAVQFATPDLFKVLGVEPLHGRVLVEEDGNQGTAGVVLSYGFWKRRFGGDPGLVGKSITLNGNPFTVVGVMPPSFHWHIKQRSGTGKPAEVWGVLPMPPAGTQGANERGRYLSVVGKLKKGVTF